From the Cervus elaphus chromosome 20, mCerEla1.1, whole genome shotgun sequence genome, one window contains:
- the DCAF8 gene encoding DDB1- and CUL4-associated factor 8: MSSKGSSTDGKTDLANGSLSSSPEEMSGAEEGRETSSGIEVEASDLSLSLTGDDGGPNRTSTESRGTDTESSGEDKDSDSMEDTGHYSINDESQVHDRSEEEEEEEEEEEEHPRRRVQRKRANRDQDSSDDERALEDWVSSETSALPRPRWQALPALRERELGSSARFVYEACGARVFVQRFRLQHGLEGHTGCVNTLHFNQRGTWLASGSDDLKVVVWDWVRRQPVLDFESGHKSNVFQAKFLPNSGDSTLAMCARDGQVRVAELSATQCCKNTKRVAQHKGASHKLALEPDSPCTFLSAGEDAVVFTIDLRQDRPASKLVVTKEKEKKVGLYTIYVNPANTHQFAVGGRDQFVRIYDQRKIDENENNGVLKKFCPHHLVNSESKANITCLVYSHDGTELLASYNDEDIYLFNSSHSDGAQYIKRYKGHRNNATVKGVNFYGPKSEFVVSGSDCGHIFLWEKSSCQIVQFMEGDKGGVVNCLEPHPHLPVLATSGLDHDVKIWAPTAETSTELTGLKDVIKKNKRERDEDSLHHTDLFDSHMLWFLMHHLRQRRHHRRWREPGVGATDADSDESPSSSDTSDEEEGPDRVQCMPS, from the exons ATGTCCAGCAAAGGGAGCAGCACAGATGGCAAAACAGACTTAGCTAATG GAAGCCTGTCTAGCAGTCCAGAGGAGATGTCTGGtgctgaggaggggagggagacatCCTCAGGCATTGAAGTGGAGGCTTCAGACCTGAGCTTGAGCTTGACCGGGGATGATGGTGGCCCCAACCGCACCAGCACAGAGAGTCGAGGCACAGATACAGAGAGCTCAGGTGAAGACAAGGACTCTGACAGCATGGAGGACACCGGTCATTACTCCATCAATGATGAGAGCCAAGTCCATGACcgctcagaggaggaggaggaggaggaagaggaggaggaagagcacCCTCGTCGTCGTGTGCAGCGCAAGCGGGCCAATCGTGACCAGGACTCATCAGACGATGAGCGGGCCCTGGAAGACTGGGTGTCCTCAGAGACATCAGCCCTGCCCCGACCTCGCTGGCAAGCCCTTCCTGCCCTTCGGGAGCGGGAGCTGGGTTCAAGTGCCCGCTTTGTGTATGAGGCTTGTGGGGCAAGAGTCTTTGTGCAGCGCTTCCGCCTGCAGCACGGGCTTGAAGGCCATACTGGCTGTGTCAATACTCTGCACTTTAACCAACGCGGCACCTGGCTGGCCAGTGGCAGCGATGACCTGAAAGTGGTGGTTTGGGACTGGGTGCGGCGGCAGCCAGTGTTGGACTTTGAGAGCGGCCACAAGAGCAATGTCTTCCAG GCCAAGTTCCTTCCTAACAGTGGTGACTCCACCCTGGCCATGTGTGCCCGTGATGGACAGGTTCGGGTGGCAGAGCTGTCAGCCACGCAGTGCTGCAAGAACACAAAGCGCGTGGCCCAGCACAAGGGGGCGTCCCACAAG ttggCCCTGGAACCAGACTCTCCCTGTACGTTTCTGTCTGCCGGTGAAGATGCAGTTGTCTTCACCATTGACCTCAGACAAGACCGACCAGCTTC GAAACTGGTGGTgacaaaagaaaaggagaagaaagtggGGCTGTATACAATCTATGTGAATCCTGCCAATACCCACCAATTTGCAGTGGGTGGACGAGACCAGTTTGTAAG GATTTATGACCAGAGGAAGATTGACGAGAATGAAAACAATGGAGTACTCAAGAAATTCTGCCCTCATCACCTG GTGAACAGTGAGTCCAAAGCAAACATCACCTGCCTTGTGTACAGCCACGACGGCACAG AGCTCCTGGCCAGCTACAATGATGAAGACATTTACCTCTTCAACTCCTCTCACAGTGATGGGGCCCAGTATATTAAGAGATATAAGGGCCACAGAAATAACGCCACAG TAAAAGGCGTCAATTTCTATGGCCCCAAGAGTGAGTTTGTGGTGAGCGGTAGTGACTGTGGGCACATCTTCCTCTGGGAGAAATCCTCCTGCCAGATCGTTCAGTTCATGGAGGGGGACAAGGGAGGCGTG GTAAACTGTCTTGAGCCCCACCCTCACCTGCCTGTGCTGGCAACCAGTGGCCTAGACCATGATGTCAAAATCTGGGCGCCCACAGCTGAAACTTCCACTGAACTTACAGGGTTAAAGGAT GTGATTAAGAAGAACAAGCGGGAACGGGATGAAGATAGCTTGCACCACACTGACCTGTTTGATAGCCACATGCTCTGGTTCCTCATGCACCACCTGAGACAGAGACGCCATCACCGG CgctggcgagaacctggggttgGGGCCACAGACGCCGACTCTGATGAGTCTCCCAGCTCCTCAGACACATCGGACGAGGAGGAGGGTCCTGACCGGGTGCAGTGCATGCCATCCTGA